aaattcacaccaactgccagaatattccaaataacagatctccactccagttttccaacttcaactatatatatatatcagagcattttctaagtttcagggtttcaactacaaaactttaccttacgTGGTGATGCGGAGGATTTGAATGGctcggtggtggatcccgcatatttctatggcctgggggcgaaaaccaggttgaaaatgtgagtggaccaaatataagatttatgaaaacagttaaaaatcataataacccccatagtaaaaataactgataagtaaggctaaagttcacctgtgtttaatataaggtattcatccgaatatatatataatcgtatGCATGTAGCttcgtaaaactgaacaattatatgaagatataaaatgcgcaaatatcaaagaaactggtttgaaatagctgaaaaccataactgaataaaagagcttaaaatccttggaaaataccacctaattgtacccctgtcatatttgtcaattcccctggcaggtcttgggcgccacgcagtctacccgagccgcaaactggcagaatcaggggactatgatcagcctgatctgccggcagattcctcgaggacaccaagtcagctcgagtcgctctggcaggatgcaggggaccgtagtcagcctaatccgcaatcctggcaagtctcggggacacagagtcagccgagccgcaatcctggcaggtctcgggacaccaagtctgccgagccgcaaatcctggcactcacggtccgagcgtctccgaaactcgtgaggcaaagtcaagtgcactgactgaattGTAAACAGActagatgtccgtagacatcggtccgtctaagggtaatcaccaaataaaaatgggtacgtggtggttttgaaataaattcctttagtaaacatctgattaataactgaaaagctcaaattgtgctgctgtctcaactgatttcaacctcaagctctgtttctataactggtaaataagcagcacaataaagaaatttactcaagatcaaagaAAGAATTTTAATCAGAGAAACTTATTTagaaaaactcatttatataaaatcaatatcaaatttcttacgaaatcttatttatagaaatcttCTATATAATTCatgtatataaaatcattcatgaaagaaagtccactcacagatggtctgagctaatttgacccttcgaaggttcctcctgcaggtcgactggacctctgatgcctgattatccatgaataataaatcaataaactgctgactaaaagaattaaattaaacaccctgccccggctcctagaaatacaaacaCTCATTCAGGTTATTCCTATGCCCGCCTTAGCTTCTTAAACAGTTAGGCCGGCCTTAAGAGACCCGGAACCTCGATAAGCGATAAGCTGCTcgaccggccgatccgggaccccgtgggtccacggtctccgatggccaatctgagcttcccggaaggtttctcatagggcgggaaccaagttctgcgaatttggtccgaatcggacggtcggattggccaaaatcgcgttatcgcttaaaactcaaaccctagccccagggttcgcaatttcggagtatccgggactccgattcgcaatccgtcgaatcctacgtgaTCCTGagatcacgtagaccgacacatccgaaattcagcgcgatccgactaattaacgacactgcacccacggatcgcgtgatatggaaaatccgttcggggctcaaacggactccgaatcgagatccgcgaaatcccacacgctcgtgacgacacgagggtcacaaatctgcacagaattatatcagtactctcgcccacgcgctccagcacgcacgggcagctttgggtgtccaaagcgataccgggtggccgaaaaatctcagaaccaagactccaaactcctaccctagataaaacaccccatttggagtcacttttgttcttggaccacccccaaaaagtgaccagaaatagtagtttcgaagggccgaagtttcggccaaatttcaagtcgaaaatcgaaccccttaacgctaaaatcgatcgaagcccatatacccatcagctagagcacgaaaaatagctcaaaaaccataccttactcgatcgatttggtggagaaacgagggagaatttcgagctggaagttcgggtggcttcgGACGAAACGCCGTCGGAAATCAAGGTTTTCCGGCCAGATCGCGGCACCCCCGAGTCTGGTGTTGGTTGGAAAAGAACGGTGATTGAGTCACGGTTCCaacggtacccacggcggagatcagtTCCAAGTGTGGTGGCCGTGGCGACGTCGAAAGCGAGCGAAGGTCGGTTGCTGTCCAAAATCgggaggaaagagagagaactgacgggggagagagagacgggtataaaaatctgactttttggccaaattaccactttgcccttcgcggtttttataccataacttcttcgttacggctccgattcgggtctactccgtgtcaaCGAattcctttcgccgcgctctatgCAATGGCGTAATCgaaattctcaaattctttctcgatcaaaaagtcaaaattttccccattaaataatgcgagggcaaaattgtctttttgcaagaagatattttccttactttttagatattttctttctttttagatattttcttttgggttcttacatctTAGCACACATGTCCAGATTCGTTGTACAGTAGTAGGTAGACTACGGTTGGTGACAGTAGTTGGTAGATGCCGGTAGGTGACATTGTATCTTAGCCACCTACCATGTTGGTAGGTGGGATAGGGAATGTATATAAGGAGGATGTCACATTGTGAATCCTCACCTCACAACTTGTAAAGCATTGAGTAGCaatacaagcatatattcTCCCAAACATTCTTGAGCGTTCTTATTGTGTTCTTGCTCTTGCAATTGTTCTTTGCTTGTTTCGATCTTATATTGTAGGAAGGAGGCTGACTTAGCTTGTTCGAGAGGCGATCAAGTCTAAGGCCGCACGGAAGGAAGACTCCAGAAAAAGTCATCCCGTGacagttggtatcagagcgaaAGCTCGAATCATTCAAAGAAGCATGTCGAAGAGCGGATCATCAGATGTGGAGACAGACCTGTCCAAGGTCAACATGGATCGTGGGGGCAAATCAAAGAGGGAACGATCTAGAGATGCGGTGGCCGTGATGGAGAAGCGGCTTTCTAAGATGGAGAATGCCGTGGTCGAGCTCGATCAGCGACTCGAAGAGGACGTCCTTACGAAGGGGGGCTTCGAAGCTGTAACGGATGAGCTTCAAGGCCAATTCCAGGGAGTCCTCAACTCCGCGCTAGACGACATCAAGCTAGATGTTCAAGCCAAGTTAGATCATTTCTTAGCGGAGCTTACTTCGCTTCGTGATGAGATGAAGGATGTGAAGGGAGATTGGGCTTTGTGCAAGGAAGTTGTCTTGAACAAGACCCGGACTCCGAAGGAACCCAAGTTGCTAGATTCTTTCAAGCCCAAATCCTATAATGGGAAGAGGGAGGCGAAGGAGCTAGACACTTTCTTGTGGAATATCGAAAGGTATTTCAAGTATCTGAAGCTCGAGGATGATGAGCCCAAGATCAATGCGGCAACGTTGTTTCTCACCGACAATGCTCTCATGTGGTGGCGTCGTCGATCTATGGAGATCGAACAAGGTACGTTTACACTTGAGACTTGGGAAGATTTTAAGAAGGATATTATGTTGCATTTCTATCCAGAGAATGCCAAGTATGAGGCAAAGGAGAAGCTAAGATGGCTGAAGCAAACTGGGAGCGTGAAGGACTACGTCGCCACGTTCACCAACCTGTTGTTCGAGGTGCCTAGCATGATAGATGAAGACAAGCTCATGTACTTCATGAGTGGCCTACAGAATTGGGCCAAGCTGGAGTTACAAAGGAGACACGTCCAAACTTTGTCAGAGGCAATTGCTGCAGCTGAGTCTCTTGTAGAGTTCAAGAGGAGTGATCAAGGCGACTCCAAGTTCAACGGAAAGAAAGGTGGCAATGGATCCGGTGGGGGAGACAACAAGCCAAAAGAGGGTAGCAAGTCAGGAGACAAGTCTGACGGTCACAAGTCATCCTGGAAGAAGAATGACAAAGGTGACAAGGGGAAAGACAAGTCAAAGCTAGCTTGCTACTTCTGCGATGGACCGCACATGATGCGGGATTGTCCGAAAAAGAAAGCTCTGAATGCTATGAACCAAGAGAAGGGAGAGGAGGCCGAGAGGGAAGCAGGAATGGGGGCCATTCACCGCTTCAATGCCTTGCAGGCCAAAGGTGCTCAACCACAGGTTCAAGCTAAAGGAGTAATGTTCGTCGATGCCATGGTGAATGGCAAGACAACCCGTTGCCTGGTGGATACAGGTGCTTCGCACAACTTTATGTCCGTGCAGGAAGCAAAGAGACTTGGGTGTCGAGTCTCGAAGGAAGCAGGCAGTATGAAGACGGTGAATTCAACTGCCAAGCCCATTGATGGGGTAGCTCGTGGTGTGGAGCTACACATTGCCACTTGGAAGGGAGTAGCTGACTTCTCCGTGATCTCGATGGATGACTACGATGTCGTGCTAGGAATGGAGTTCATGGACAAGGTAAAAGCATTTCCCATTCCCTTTCACAATACTATGTGCATTACACAGGGTGGAACAATGCCATGCATGGTGCCAGTAGTGAGACAACAAAGCGGGACGAAGCTTTTGTCAGCCATGCAATTTTCCAAATCTTGGAAGAAAGGCGAACCGACGTTCCTTGCAACTATGAAGATGAATGTAGTTGAGAAGGAAGTCCAACCAGTTCCGAAAGTTGTGGAGGCAATCCTTAAGGAGTTTGCAGATGTCATGCCCAAGGAGTTGCCCAAAACCTTACCACCTAGGAGAGAGGTGGATCATGCCATTGAGTTGGAACCGGGTGCCAAACCCCCTGCCAAAGCGCCGTACCGGATGGCACCTCCTGAGTTGGAGGAATTGAGGAAGCAGTTGAAGCAGTTGTTGGACGCTGGGTACATCCAACCGTCCAAGGCCCCTTATGGTGCCCCAGTTCTTTTCCAGAAGAAGAGGGAGGGAACACTAAGGTTGTGCATCGACTACAGGGCGCTAAACAAGGTGACCATCAAAAACAAGTATCCAATCCCTTTGATTGCAGATTTGTTTGATCAGTTGGGAGGAGCGAAGTACTTCACCAAGTTGGACTTGCGCTCAGGATACTATCAAGTGAGGATCGCACCGGGAGATGAATCAAAGACCGCATGTGTGACAAGATATGGGTCTTACGAGTTCCTTGTCATGCCGTTCGGCTTGACTAATGCCCCTGCAACATTTTGCACTCTTATGAACAAGGTATTCCATCCTTTCTTGGACAAGTTTGTTGTGGTTTACATCGATGATATTGTGGTGTACAGCAATTCTCTGGAGGAACACCTTGAGCATTTGCAGAAGGTCTTCCAAGTTCTAAGGGAGAACCAGCTCTATGTGAAGAAGGAGAAGTGCTCATTTGTCCAAGAAGAGGTCGAGTTCCTTGGTCACAAGATACGGGGAGGACAATTGCTCATGGAGGAGGGCAAGGTGCGAGCCATTCAAGAGTGGGAACCACCAATCAAGGTACCTGAGTTGCGGTCTTTCCTTGGATTGGTGAACTACTATCGCAGGTTCATCAAGGGATATTCAGCCATAGCCGCCCCCTTGACGGATTtgctgaagaagaacaagacgTGGGAGTGGACACCCCGATGCCAACATGCCTTCAATGAGTTGAAGAGGGCTCTTATGGAGGAACCAGTGCTGAGACTTCCAGATCTTAGCAAACCTTTTGAGGTACACACTGATGCATCAGATTTTGCTATTGGTGGTGTACTCATGCAGGATGGACACCCATTGGCTTTCGAGAGTCGGAAGCTCAATGACACGGAGCGGAGGTATACCGTTCAAGAGAAGGAGATGACAGCCGTAGTGCACTGCTTGCGGACTTGGAGGCACTACTTACTTGGTTCTCAGTTCGTGGTCAAGACCGACAATGTTGCCACAAGCTACTTTCAGTCCCAACAGAAGTTGTCACCCAAGCAGGCTAGGTGGCAAGACTTCTTGGCAGAGTTCGACTACAAACTAGAGTACAAGCAAGGGAAGACAAATGTCGTTGCTGATGCCTTAAGCAGGAAGGCCGTACTAGCAGCTGTCACACAACCCCAGAGTTCTCTCATGCAGAGGATACGAGAGGGCTTGTTGCATGATCCCCAAGCCAAAAGTCTGTTGGAGCTTGTCAAAGATGGGAAGACAAGAAGATTTTGGCTCGATGATGGGATTCTCTATGCAACAGGGAAGAGGATCTATGTTCCAAGGTGGGACAATCTGAGGCGAGAGCTACTGAAGGAGTGTCATGACTCGAAGTGGGCAGGACATCCGGGCACTCATCGGACATTAGCCTTGATGAGTGAAGCTTACTATTGGCCACAGATGCGGGAAGATGTAGACTCGTTCGTGCGGACTTGCCTTGTATGCCAACAAGACAAGACATTGCAGAAGCAGCCGGGTGGGTTGCTAGAGCCACTTCTTGTTCCAACCAGACCATGGGAGAGTTTGTCCATGGACTTCATTGTGAGTCTACCCAAGTCGGAAGGGTGTGGCTCAATTTTGGTGGTAGTCGACAGATTCACCAAGTATGCTACCTTCATCCCCGCACCGGCAGATTGCAATGCGGAGGAAGCTGCACGCTTGTTTCTGAAGCATGTGGTGAAGTATTGGGGGATCCCCAAGAGTATTATCAGTGATCGTGACACTCGCTTCACTGGTAAACTTTGGACGGAGCTCTTCAAGCTACTTGGCTCACAGTTGAACTTCTCTACTAGCTTTCACCCACAAACAGACGGTCAGACGGAGAGGGTGAATGCGCTGTTGGAGCTATACTTGAGGCACTATGTGAGTGCCAACCAGCGAGATTGGGCAAAGTTGTTGGATGTTGCTCAGTTCTCGTACAACTTGCAGCAGTCGGAGTCGACAGGGTCAAGTCCTTTTGAGTTGGCAACAGGACAACAACCTATAACACCGAACACAGTGGTGTCAGGCTACACGGGGAGTAGTCCTGCTGCATACAAAACGGCCAAGGAGTGGCAGGTGACTAATGAGCTGGCTCGGGCTCAATTGGAGAAGGCAACtcggaagatgaagaaatgggCAGACAAGCATCGGCGGGACGTTGTGTTCCAACCAGGTGATCTGGTCTTTGTGAAGCTCAACCCTTCTCAACACAAGTCCActagaagattgcacaaagcgTTGTTGAGGAGATATGAGGGTCCATTTCCTATCATCCGATCAGTAGGAAGAGCGGCTTACCGTGTGGAACTACCACCTCGATTGAAGATTCATCCGGTGTTCCACGTGAGCAATCTCAAGCCCTACCATGCCGACCCCGAGGAGCCAAGTCGTGGAGAGTCTCAACGAGCTCCACCTTTGATGGTGACTTCATTTGACAGGGAGGTTGAGTGCGTCATGGCCAAGCGAGAGGTACGACGCAAGGGTGTACCGAGGTACTTTGAGTACTTTGTCAAATGGAAGGGCCTGCCAGAGTCCGAAGGCAATTGGGAGAAACAAGAGTCCTTGTGGAAGTACAAGGACATCATCGAAGCATTCGAACGAGACGGATCTACCGCGGCAACGAGGACGTTACCGAATTAGGTGGGGGAGAATGTCACGGCCCGCATGTTCAAGGCCCAATTCAAGGCCCAACCCGTTGGATTGATCATGCTGGACCTCTTAGCCCATATGTCCAGATTCGTTGTACCAGATGTTGGTAGGTGACATAGTTGGTGGATGGtgttaggtgagattgaatcttagccaccaacatgttaggtgagattgaatcttagccacccaacatgttaggtgagattgaatcttagccacccaacatgttaggtgagattgaatcttaGCCACCCATTATGGTGGTAGGTGGGATAGAAAGTGTATATAAGGAGGATGTCACATTGTGAATCCTCACCTCACAACTTGTAAAGCATAGAGTAGCaatacaagcatatattcTCCCAAACATTCTTGAGTGTTCTTATTGTGTTCTTGAGTGTTCTTATTGTGTTCTTGCTCTTGCAATTGTTCTTTGCTTGTTTCGATCTTATATTGTAGGAAGGAGGCTGACTTAGCTTGTTCGAGAGGCGATCAAGTCTAAGGCCGCACGGAAGGAAGACTCCGAAAAAGTCATCCCGTGACAGGCATGTGTTGGCAtacatgaaaatgaaacaaactGAGCATTtgtcaaataaatatatatttaaaaggtGGACAAGAGCCGCAAAATATGACATAATTGTGGAAGAGGGTGGAAGGGAAATAACTGAATGTGGTGATAATTCATTATTAATGAGGCAAACAAGATTGTCTAAACTTGCTTTTGAGCTTATTGATGGTGCCTTGGTATCTCAAGAGGCAAGTAAAGTTCTACTAGAAAGTTTTGAAAGTATGCGAGAAACGATAAATTTTGTGGTGCGAAGTAGTAACATTAATATATGTGGAGGCAATAATGAAAATGCAACTAGTAGTTATCTTTCACCACATTTGAATGACCATCTTCAAGTAAGGGTGAAGGGATGTGGTAAAAGTTTGAAGGgaggaaaagagaaagcaatGAATAAGAGTACACGCCATTGCTATGGGTGTGGACAAACAAGACACGACAGAAGAACTTGTAAAACTCACATTAATCAGTAAGAACTAAATGGAGATGAAAAAAATGGTAGCTTCAAGCTGAAGGTGCGAGAAGTCATGGTTGACAAAGTTGTAGACTATGCTTCATGTATATgtaagaaatttgaatttgaaagaaTCTTATGCAGGCATGTGTTGGCAtacatgaaaatgaaacaaactgagtatttgtcaaataaatatatattaaagagGCGGACAAGAGCCGCAAAGTCTGACATAGTTATGGAAGAGGGTGGAATGGAAATAACTGAATGTGATGATAATTCATTATTAATAAGGCAAACAAGATTGTCTAAACTTGCTTTTGAGCTTATTGATGGTGCCTTGGTACCTCAAGAGGCAAGTAAAGTTATACTAGAAAGTTTTGAAAGTATGCGAGAAAAGATAAATTTTGTGGTGCGAAGTAGTAACATTAATATATGTGGAGacaataatggaaatgcaactAGTAGTTATCTTTCACCACATTTGAATGACCCTCTTCAAGTAAGGGCGAAGGGATGTGGTAAAAGTTTGAagagaggaaaagagaaagcaatGAATAAGAGTAAACGCCATTACCATGGGCGTGGACAAACAGGACATGACAGAAGAACTTGTAAAACTCACATTAATCAGTAAGAAACTAAATGGAGATGAAAAAAATGGTAGCTTCAAGCTGAAGGTGCGAGAAGTCATGGTTGACAAAGTTGTAGACTATGCTTCATGTATATgtaagaaatttgaatttgaaggaaTCTTATGCAGGCATGTGTTGGcatacatgaaaaatgaaacaaactgagtatttgtcaaataaatatatattaaagagGTGGACAAGAGCCACAAAGTCTGACATAGTTATGAAAGAGGGTGGAATGGAAATAACTGAATGTGATGATAATTCATTATTAATAAGGCAAACAAGATTGTCTAAACTTGCTTTTGAGCTTATTGATGGTGCCTTGGTACCTCAAGAGGCAAGTAAAGTTATACTAGAAAGTTTTGAAAGTATGCGAGAAAAGATAAATTTTGTGGTGCGAAGTAGTAACATTAATATATGTGGAGACAATAATGAAAATGCAACTAGTAGTTATCTTTCACCACATTTGAATGACCCTCTTCAAGTAAGGGCGAAGGGATGTGGTAAAAGTTTGAagagaggaaaagagaaagcaatGAATAAGAGTAAATACCATTACCATGGGCGTGGACAAACAGGACACGACAGAAGAACTTGTAAAACTCACATTAATCAGTAAGAAACTAAgtagaattttttatttcgaTTGATTCGATTATTTCAtcttaaatatataaagagtATGACTCTTTATACTCTTCGAATCATATCAGGAGATCATAGTTAGCTTCAAATGAAATATAGTTAGTAATTGTAAACATCAGGTAAATATAGAGTATAATTAAACAACAGATCAGCCAAggtcatataaaaaaatcccacCCAGCAGTACAGCACCTCACTAAACTCAAAACGAAACAAAAATGAGCCAAATTCATACCAAGACCAAGTAAAAGCCAAACCCAAATCAGCGAGGATATCcctataaaaagaaatagaaaatcaaTGTAGACAAGAAGGGAAATGACGTATTGCATATACAGAGTCACAAATAGCAATTGATGAAAGTATGGAATGAAAGCACAGGAAAGAGAAGGAGTTGtggtgaaaaaaagaaagaggttAGTGGATTGGAAGTGTAAGCGCAGGAAATTTTGACTATGACAAAAAGACTGAAAAGCTTTGATATTTACCACGATGTGAAAACCCTCTCAGTCATCTCATTAAACATTAAATTACTTGATGCTTTCgaccaaaaaaggaaaaagacatTACTTTATGCATTTTTCCTTGTCTTTTTCCTTGGTCAATAATTCACGGGCATGAACTATACCAAAAAACCAGTAGATATACCTTCATTTTCTTGATGTCACGCCAGGCCAGCTTGTTAAATAATAGTATAAATAGTTGACTTTCCCTATCTGTCTCCTAAAagatatacacatatatataatgcataATATGTAATAGAAAATTAGATATGAATTTCTTGAgttgggggagagagagagagagagagagagatggattTCTTGAGTTTCATACTATTGTGTCTTATAGTTGCATGGATCTCAATCCATGCCCTCTATTATTCCTTTGCAAAAAGATCATCAAATCCCACAAGGCTTCCACCTGGACCAAACCCATTTCCCTTCATTGGCAATCTTCTAGAGCTTGGAAACAAACCCCATCTCTCTCTAACCAAGCTTTCACAACGCTATGGCCCCGTTATGACTTTACAACTTGGCCAAATAACAACAGTCGTAGTTTCTTCATCCGCCGTGGCCAAACAAGTCCTCCGCACCCACGACCAATTCTTCTGCAACCGAACTATCCCGGATGCAGTCCAAGCCTGCAAGCATGCTAAGTACGGCATGCCCTGGCTGACGGTTTCCCCCACTTGGAGAAACCTCCGCAAAATATGCAACACCCAGCTTTTCGCGGCCAAAGTTCTCGACGCCAACCAGGCTAACCGTCACCTAAAAGTGCAGGAGCTCATAGCTGACGTTAAGGAAAGCATTGTGAAAGGTAAGGCGGTTGAAGTTGGAAGGGCTGCTTTCAAAACTACGCTCAATTTGATGTCACGGACTGTGTTCTCTGTGGATTTAGCGGACCAGAACAGTGAGAGGGCTAGAGAGTTCAAGGAGTTGGTATGGAGTATTATGGAGGAGATTGCGAAACCAAACTTGGCTGATTATTTTCCTGTGCTTAAGAAGGTTGATCCCATGGGGATACGGCGCCGTTTGGGCAAGCACTTCCAGAAGATGATTGATCTTTTTGACCGCATGATCGTCCAAAGGTTAGAATCAAGGAAGTCACGTGATTATGTCACAG
The window above is part of the Prunus dulcis chromosome 1, ALMONDv2, whole genome shotgun sequence genome. Proteins encoded here:
- the LOC117616670 gene encoding geraniol 8-hydroxylase-like, which codes for MDFLSFILLCLIVAWISIHALYYSFAKRSSNPTRLPPGPNPFPFIGNLLELGNKPHLSLTKLSQRYGPVMTLQLGQITTVVVSSSAVAKQVLRTHDQFFCNRTIPDAVQACKHAKYGMPWLTVSPTWRNLRKICNTQLFAAKVLDANQANRHLKVQELIADVKESIVKGKAVEVGRAAFKTTLNLMSRTVFSVDLADQNSERAREFKELVWSIMEEIAKPNLADYFPVLKKVDPMGIRRRLGKHFQKMIDLFDRMIVQRLESRKSRDYVTGNDMLDTLINMSEEKNEDMDMAETQHLFLDLFGAATDTTSATLEWAMAELLHNPEKLSKAQEELKQVIGKGKPVKESDITRLPYIQAIIKETFRLHPVVPLLLPRRAQADVEICGYIVPKGSQVLVNAWAIGRDPTIWDNPTSFIPERFWGLDIDVTGQNFELIPFGGGRRICPGLPLAMRMLNLMLGSLINSFHNWKLEDGVVPEKMNMEEKFGLSLQMAHPLIAVPIKY